The following proteins come from a genomic window of Mycobacterium sp. DL:
- the bioD gene encoding dethiobiotin synthase: protein MSVLVVTGTDTGVGKTVATAALACHARLVGIDVAVCKPVQTGTRDGDDDLAEVSRLSRVGELHSLARFPEPLAPLAAAQRVGGELPGRAALVDMVTAVDRPGRLTLVEGAGGLLVEIGADGLTLRDLAGDLEAPVLTVVAPGLGTLNHTALTLEALATRRIDSAGLVIGAWPAQPGVAESENRVALSRLAQLRAVLPAGAGLLTAEAFESISAAAFDRSWVESLVG, encoded by the coding sequence CGGCAAGACCGTCGCCACCGCGGCTCTGGCGTGCCACGCGAGGCTGGTCGGTATCGACGTCGCGGTGTGTAAACCGGTGCAGACGGGTACCCGGGACGGCGACGATGACCTCGCCGAGGTCTCCCGGTTGTCGAGAGTCGGCGAATTGCATTCTCTGGCAAGGTTTCCCGAGCCGTTGGCGCCTCTGGCCGCCGCTCAGCGGGTGGGGGGCGAACTGCCGGGCCGGGCGGCGCTGGTGGACATGGTCACCGCGGTGGACCGCCCGGGTCGGCTGACGCTCGTCGAGGGCGCCGGGGGCCTACTGGTCGAGATAGGCGCGGACGGGCTGACGCTGCGCGACCTTGCGGGCGATCTCGAGGCCCCCGTATTGACCGTCGTCGCGCCGGGGCTCGGCACGCTCAACCACACCGCCCTGACCCTGGAGGCCCTGGCCACCCGCAGGATCGACAGCGCGGGTCTGGTCATCGGAGCGTGGCCGGCCCAGCCAGGTGTGGCCGAGTCGGAGAATCGGGTGGCACTGTCCCGGCTGGCCCAGCTGCGGGCGGTACTGCCGGCCGGCGCCGGGTTGCTGACGGCCGAGGCGTTCGAATCGATCAGCGCGGCAGCCTTCGACCGGTCGTGGGTCGAGAGCCTGGTCGGCTGA
- a CDS encoding 2'-5' RNA ligase family protein, with protein MVHSVELLLDSETESAVQQIWADLMAVGIRSQAAHRSPSNRPHITLTVAERMDDTVDAALLPVLARLPLDCRIGALMLFGSRAITLVRLVVPSVQLLALHAEVHRICLAQTPDGPLVHAEPGAWTPHVTLARRLSPDVLPQALALPQVSHEIPGRITGLRHWDGNAKVVHPIG; from the coding sequence ATGGTCCACTCCGTCGAGCTGCTGTTGGACAGCGAGACCGAATCGGCGGTCCAACAGATCTGGGCCGACCTGATGGCCGTCGGCATTCGCAGCCAGGCGGCGCACCGGTCGCCCAGCAACCGCCCGCACATCACGCTCACCGTCGCCGAACGGATGGACGACACCGTCGACGCCGCGCTGCTCCCGGTGCTGGCGCGGCTGCCGCTGGACTGTCGGATCGGGGCGCTGATGCTGTTCGGCAGCCGCGCGATCACCCTGGTGCGCCTGGTGGTGCCGTCGGTGCAGCTGCTGGCACTGCACGCCGAGGTGCACCGGATCTGCCTGGCGCAGACCCCCGACGGTCCGCTGGTGCACGCAGAACCGGGGGCGTGGACCCCGCATGTCACGCTGGCCCGACGGCTGAGCCCCGACGTGCTGCCCCAGGCATTGGCACTGCCGCAGGTGAGCCATGAGATCCCCGGCCGCATCACAGGTTTGCGGCACTGGGATGGCAACGCCAAGGTCGTGCACCCGATCGGTTGA